Proteins encoded by one window of Vampirovibrionales bacterium:
- a CDS encoding cysteine desulfurase, producing MTTDAPPSYRYLDNAASAPLDPRALAAMLPWLATAQTAAHGFANPASLHGPGQGARTAVQNALAQIAHCLGARPDEITLTSGATEANNWAIRGLAETLSASGRPRHLVTTAIEHPSVREPVRWLERAGWRVTYAPVDREGFVHPDLLAQAMGDDTALVSIIHGHNEIGTVQPLDELIEVAHRHGALFHADAAQTVGKLPLNVARLPVDYLTFSAHKCYGPKGVGGLFARHDAPAPAPLLLGGGQQQGRRSGVENPALAVGFATALHYACEEAPAESRRLRTLGRRLLERLRIELQESRFRLILNGPEDFHRRLPGNAHFSLLCEGHAPLEGEALALQLDLRGIGVSSGSACHSGSLTPSASVLALGKTQAEATATLRVSLGRENDDSDVEALIAALPAVLRRVVPAGRL from the coding sequence ATGACAACTGACGCGCCGCCCTCCTATCGCTATCTGGATAACGCCGCCAGCGCGCCGTTAGACCCTCGCGCGCTGGCTGCAATGTTGCCGTGGCTCGCCACCGCCCAAACGGCCGCGCACGGGTTCGCCAATCCGGCAAGCCTGCACGGGCCGGGGCAAGGCGCGCGCACGGCGGTTCAGAATGCGCTGGCGCAAATCGCCCATTGTCTGGGCGCGCGTCCCGATGAAATCACCCTGACCAGCGGCGCCACGGAAGCCAATAACTGGGCGATTCGCGGGCTGGCCGAAACGCTGAGCGCCAGCGGACGCCCGCGCCATCTGGTGACGACTGCCATTGAGCATCCGTCGGTGCGCGAGCCTGTGCGCTGGCTGGAGCGCGCGGGATGGCGCGTGACGTATGCGCCGGTTGACCGCGAGGGCTTTGTGCATCCCGACCTGCTGGCGCAGGCGATGGGAGACGATACCGCCCTAGTGTCGATTATTCACGGTCATAACGAAATCGGGACGGTGCAGCCGCTCGACGAGCTAATCGAGGTCGCGCATCGCCATGGCGCGCTCTTTCATGCGGACGCCGCGCAGACCGTCGGCAAACTGCCGCTGAATGTGGCCCGCCTGCCGGTCGATTACCTGACGTTTTCCGCTCATAAGTGCTACGGCCCTAAAGGCGTCGGCGGGTTATTCGCCCGTCACGACGCGCCCGCGCCTGCGCCCCTGCTGTTGGGCGGCGGTCAGCAACAGGGCCGACGCTCCGGGGTGGAGAATCCGGCGCTGGCGGTCGGGTTTGCGACTGCCCTGCATTACGCCTGCGAAGAAGCGCCAGCCGAAAGCCGCCGCCTGCGCACGTTGGGGCGTCGCCTGCTGGAGCGCCTGCGCATTGAGCTTCAAGAAAGCCGCTTCCGCCTGATTCTCAACGGTCCTGAGGATTTTCATCGGCGTTTGCCGGGCAATGCGCATTTTTCGCTATTATGCGAGGGTCATGCGCCGCTCGAAGGCGAAGCCTTGGCCCTGCAACTGGATTTACGCGGCATCGGCGTTTCCAGCGGCTCAGCGTGTCATAGCGGCTCGCTGACGCCTTCTGCCTCCGTGCTGGCGCTGGGTAAAACCCAGGCCGAGGCCACGGCGACCCTTCGCGTGAGTTTAGGCCGTGAGAACGACGACAGCGACGTGGAAGCCCTCATCGCCGCGCTGCCTGCCGTCCTGCGGCGTGTGGTTCCGGCGGGGCGGTTATAA
- a CDS encoding carbamate kinase: protein MTRRIVIAIGGNALYDKEGGNNLHPAQVEIICDHIVNVVRQGYLPVITFGNGPQVGNLLDMAETSARLFTSRVTLESCVAWTQGQMGYWLANTLSTRLIRAGLDATVMATITSVEVSPEDPAFEHPSKPIGKFITPEVAQRLYEERGWHVGPDSCRGYRRLVPSPRPKAILELKAIQTLIEQGVIVLCCGGGGVPVVRGDDGLKGVEAVIDKDYASCLLAASLGIETLVICTDVSHVYLDYGTPQAQALGLTSVEDARRYLSQGQFSSGSMGPKVEALLDYLDAGGKQALITSLDALCQALEGKIGTRFTRAATSEVM from the coding sequence GTGACGCGACGCATCGTAATCGCCATTGGCGGCAACGCGCTCTATGACAAAGAGGGCGGCAATAACCTGCATCCGGCGCAAGTGGAAATTATTTGCGACCATATCGTCAACGTCGTGCGCCAGGGCTATCTGCCGGTCATTACCTTCGGCAACGGTCCGCAGGTCGGCAACCTGCTCGATATGGCGGAAACCTCAGCGCGTCTGTTCACCTCGCGGGTGACGCTGGAAAGTTGCGTGGCCTGGACACAAGGCCAAATGGGCTATTGGCTTGCCAATACCCTCTCAACGCGCCTGATCCGCGCCGGACTCGACGCCACCGTGATGGCAACCATCACGTCTGTGGAAGTCTCGCCCGAGGATCCGGCTTTTGAGCATCCCAGTAAACCCATTGGCAAATTTATCACGCCGGAAGTCGCCCAGCGTCTGTACGAAGAACGCGGCTGGCACGTCGGCCCGGACTCCTGTCGCGGCTATCGCCGCCTCGTCCCGTCGCCGCGCCCCAAGGCGATTCTGGAACTCAAGGCCATTCAGACGCTCATTGAGCAAGGCGTTATCGTGCTGTGTTGCGGCGGCGGCGGCGTGCCGGTGGTGCGCGGCGACGACGGGCTGAAAGGCGTTGAAGCCGTCATCGACAAAGACTACGCCTCGTGTCTGCTGGCCGCCTCGCTGGGAATCGAGACGCTGGTGATTTGTACCGACGTCAGCCACGTCTATCTCGACTATGGTACGCCGCAGGCGCAAGCGCTCGGCCTGACATCGGTCGAGGATGCGCGCCGGTATCTGTCTCAGGGACAGTTTTCTTCGGGCAGTATGGGTCCCAAAGTCGAAGCCCTGCTGGATTATCTGGACGCAGGCGGCAAACAGGCCCTGATCACCAGTCTGGACGCCCTGTGCCAGGCCCTGGAAGGAAAAATCGGGACCCGTTTTACGCGCGCGGCGACGTCTGAAGTCATGTAA
- the fliS gene encoding flagellar export chaperone FliS, with protein sequence MSGPSAYAKQAQHYKEQAVTTATPEEILIMLYDGAIRFLNAARKGLETGDIEKSHNNLIKTQRIITELMCSLNIEIGGEAAQNLYRLYDYLHYRLVEANLKKDVTMVDEVLGHMRSLRDTWREAIEIALRERAGALNASAPLEREASEGRRDSA encoded by the coding sequence ATGAGCGGACCCTCGGCTTACGCCAAGCAAGCCCAGCACTACAAAGAGCAGGCGGTGACCACCGCCACGCCGGAAGAAATTTTAATCATGCTCTACGACGGCGCGATTCGCTTTCTCAATGCCGCGCGTAAAGGTCTCGAAACCGGCGATATCGAAAAATCGCATAACAACCTCATTAAAACCCAGCGCATTATTACCGAACTCATGTGCAGCCTGAATATCGAAATCGGCGGAGAAGCCGCCCAGAATCTGTACCGGCTGTACGATTATCTGCACTACCGGCTGGTAGAAGCCAACCTCAAAAAAGATGTTACGATGGTGGATGAAGTCCTCGGCCATATGCGCTCGCTGCGCGACACATGGCGCGAAGCCATCGAAATTGCGTTGCGCGAGCGGGCGGGCGCTCTGAACGCCTCTGCGCCGTTGGAAAGGGAAGCCAGTGAAGGACGACGCGACAGCGCCTGA